A genomic segment from Vibrio panuliri encodes:
- a CDS encoding AAA family ATPase produces MLDILESLNKIERKKREIVRFSCVAFTQSTQCRELIEEAFRFEGIPQPSFVANRDENIKSHVRESEVEIALVELTKSVDVTADMHRISHLLPNDASVIVIGQEDAISTIRNLKQMGFYYLFWPANKLEMVDFIKNVYRNREQENGLGKNRDAKKIAIWGCSGGVGTSLLAAELANNLARKHNSKCLLVDHDYYAGNIDIILKLEGFEKRLVNISTIESDIDATYASSMTKKVTDLLSVLSLTSEEHSSFELKEYTRVLENLLGGQNNFIVSDLSKVGQTDVDYKYLIETVDTVVLVFTPAISSVRQLKKLSEHLSSQAPDLRQIMVLNHVQPTKATVLSRKDVVDFLRREIDIEIPFDAGILKHIINGGYLTDSRLAVAKPLALLTASILGESVLEPKKTLANWFSRR; encoded by the coding sequence ATGTTGGATATTTTAGAGTCTCTCAACAAAATTGAGCGCAAGAAAAGAGAGATAGTTCGCTTCTCTTGTGTGGCATTTACCCAAAGCACGCAGTGTCGAGAACTGATTGAAGAAGCATTTCGTTTTGAAGGGATACCACAGCCGAGTTTTGTTGCCAATCGTGATGAAAATATTAAGTCACACGTTCGTGAATCAGAGGTTGAAATTGCACTGGTTGAGTTGACAAAATCCGTTGATGTCACTGCTGATATGCACCGAATCAGCCACCTGCTACCCAATGATGCATCCGTGATTGTTATTGGTCAGGAAGACGCCATCTCGACGATCCGCAATCTCAAGCAGATGGGATTTTACTATCTATTCTGGCCAGCCAACAAACTTGAAATGGTCGACTTCATCAAAAATGTCTACCGCAATCGCGAACAGGAAAATGGTTTAGGTAAAAACCGCGATGCTAAGAAAATCGCTATTTGGGGGTGCAGTGGTGGTGTAGGTACTTCGTTGCTTGCCGCAGAGTTGGCGAACAACCTTGCGCGTAAACACAACTCGAAATGCCTTCTGGTTGATCATGACTATTATGCCGGCAACATCGATATTATTCTTAAGTTAGAAGGGTTCGAAAAACGGCTCGTCAATATTTCTACGATAGAGTCAGACATTGATGCAACGTACGCGAGCAGCATGACCAAAAAAGTGACGGACTTACTCTCAGTTCTCTCCTTAACCTCAGAAGAGCACTCTAGCTTTGAGCTCAAAGAGTACACGCGAGTACTGGAGAATCTACTTGGAGGGCAGAATAACTTCATTGTCTCCGATTTATCCAAAGTGGGCCAAACGGATGTGGATTATAAGTATCTTATTGAGACAGTCGATACCGTCGTGCTTGTGTTTACCCCGGCAATTTCAAGTGTTCGTCAACTGAAAAAACTCTCTGAGCACCTAAGCTCTCAGGCGCCAGACTTGCGTCAAATCATGGTGTTAAACCATGTCCAGCCAACCAAAGCGACGGTATTGAGTAGGAAAGATGTGGTTGATTTTCTGCGCCGTGAGATTGATATCGAAATTCCGTTCGATGCGGGGATTCTAAAGCACATTATTAATGGCGGCTACCTTACAGATTCTCGCCTTGCGGTCGCGAAACCACTGGCGTTACTGACGGCTTCTATTTTAGGCGAAAGCGTACTCGAGCCAAAGAAGACCTTGGCAAATTGGTTTTCTCGTAGATAG
- a CDS encoding type II and III secretion system protein family protein, translated as MLHFLSKVFKIVGLACLAYNAVASELMFLKEGEAKPVITKADVDTVFISDPEVADYQVIDRQKIVVFGKKMGTTTLMLFDENAKTLVNKQLVINQSFTEITQQVQLHYPHAKVSISNVGEQVVLTGSVASEAEKDGINDLVGELLSKEVEKINYTWVKELAEDEIIDFMTKREYKGIINQLEVQTTKQVNVKISIAEVSQTFMESLGIQYGTGSGGAGVFVNPILDFSADDILTGITALGDDTVGQVLAEPNLSVISGESASFLVGGEIPVVTIVDGGTNVMFKEFGIRLELVAKVLRDNKIKLSLQPEVSSLDTQYANERYSLPALKTRRAKTTIELANGQSFVLGGLLSSEDVETLRKIPLIGDVPILGALFRNTETERNKTELVIVATVNLVKPVSPHMIQLPSIERTSNLSRLFQIKEPKNSVVTQRANDILATGGFKK; from the coding sequence ATGCTTCATTTTTTATCCAAGGTATTCAAGATAGTGGGACTTGCCTGCTTGGCGTATAACGCAGTGGCAAGCGAACTGATGTTTTTAAAAGAGGGTGAAGCAAAACCTGTTATCACCAAAGCTGATGTTGATACAGTATTTATTTCTGATCCAGAGGTGGCGGACTATCAAGTGATCGACCGCCAAAAAATCGTGGTGTTCGGCAAAAAGATGGGTACCACAACTTTGATGTTGTTTGATGAAAATGCCAAAACATTAGTGAATAAGCAATTGGTTATCAATCAGAGTTTTACTGAAATCACCCAGCAAGTTCAGCTGCATTATCCCCATGCAAAAGTCTCAATTAGTAATGTGGGCGAACAAGTCGTTTTAACCGGTTCTGTCGCCAGTGAAGCGGAGAAAGATGGCATCAATGATCTTGTCGGGGAGCTACTGTCTAAAGAAGTCGAGAAAATTAATTACACCTGGGTTAAAGAACTAGCGGAAGATGAAATCATCGATTTTATGACCAAGCGAGAATATAAAGGGATCATCAACCAACTTGAAGTACAAACCACTAAACAGGTCAATGTGAAAATCTCGATTGCCGAAGTATCGCAAACGTTTATGGAAAGTCTGGGTATTCAGTACGGTACGGGCTCGGGAGGCGCCGGGGTTTTCGTCAATCCAATTCTAGATTTTAGTGCCGATGACATTCTAACCGGTATTACAGCATTGGGTGACGATACTGTTGGTCAAGTGTTAGCCGAACCTAACCTCTCGGTTATTTCTGGTGAAAGTGCCTCGTTTCTTGTGGGGGGCGAGATTCCGGTTGTGACGATTGTCGATGGTGGAACTAATGTAATGTTTAAAGAGTTCGGTATCCGTTTAGAGTTAGTCGCCAAGGTACTTCGAGACAACAAGATTAAGTTGTCGTTACAGCCAGAAGTGAGCTCCCTTGATACTCAATATGCCAATGAGCGATACAGTTTACCCGCTTTGAAAACACGTCGTGCGAAAACAACCATTGAATTGGCTAACGGGCAGAGTTTTGTGCTTGGTGGTTTACTGAGTTCAGAGGACGTTGAAACTCTGCGCAAAATCCCACTAATTGGTGATGTGCCGATTTTAGGTGCCCTGTTTAGAAACACCGAAACAGAAAGAAACAAAACTGAGTTGGTGATTGTCGCAACGGTTAATCTGGTGAAACCTGTTTCTCCTCATATGATACAACTTCCTTCGATCGAACGAACTTCAAACCTTTCACGACTTTTCCAGATAAAAGAGCCCAAAAACTCAGTGGTCACTCAGCGAGCAAATGACATTTTGGCGACAGGAGGCTTTAAGAAATGA
- the cpaB gene encoding Flp pilus assembly protein CpaB → MRSKIILLVAVIAIAGGLFGVFFSNTEPSVADAPQEVAEEKAVYYKSFVLAKERVSKGQVIHNSDFKIVKLSESEANAVGLDDDGVFEYAPGSIYMHDMQQGQTVYFRDIVQPSDSEYVNLIIDKNHVPFPIKVSPTSIVGGVINPGSNVDILALTGDGKADNEFGATRKENISISPVLVNVKVLKVEVKQVESPYSNNMLDESYLILELNRKQVAILTIAQTISTIEVHKSVGNYPLTELQANAGDVLPDFKAIKELRANKVAVK, encoded by the coding sequence ATGCGCTCAAAGATTATTTTGTTGGTAGCCGTTATTGCTATCGCTGGTGGACTATTTGGTGTTTTTTTCTCCAATACTGAACCGTCGGTTGCAGACGCGCCTCAAGAGGTTGCCGAAGAAAAAGCCGTTTATTATAAGTCTTTTGTATTGGCAAAAGAGCGTGTATCTAAAGGGCAGGTCATCCATAACAGTGATTTTAAAATCGTTAAACTTTCTGAAAGTGAAGCAAACGCGGTCGGATTAGATGATGATGGAGTGTTTGAGTATGCCCCTGGTTCGATTTATATGCACGATATGCAACAAGGGCAAACAGTCTACTTTAGAGATATTGTTCAGCCCTCGGATAGTGAGTACGTCAATCTAATCATTGATAAAAATCATGTGCCATTTCCGATAAAGGTCTCACCAACATCGATTGTAGGAGGGGTGATCAATCCAGGTTCAAATGTCGATATTCTCGCCCTGACTGGTGATGGTAAAGCAGATAATGAGTTTGGCGCAACGAGAAAAGAAAACATCTCAATCAGCCCTGTATTAGTTAATGTCAAAGTGCTTAAAGTAGAAGTAAAGCAAGTCGAATCGCCTTACAGCAATAATATGCTTGATGAGAGCTATTTGATTCTGGAACTCAATCGTAAGCAAGTCGCTATTTTGACCATTGCTCAGACAATTTCGACCATCGAAGTGCACAAATCTGTTGGCAACTATCCACTGACGGAGTTGCAGGCCAATGCAGGAGATGTACTACCAGATTTCAAGGCAATCAAGGAACTGAGAGCCAATAAAGTCGCAGTTAAATAA
- a CDS encoding prepilin peptidase — MSSLVQGWLILAILSAVVSFCDLKSRTIPNSLAVAILIVSITFSNVDFDFNWIVKAFLISFFFLALYAINIWGGGDAKIAIVFLPAISESFLILYLLVIGIVGGVVAFCYLIFAYLSEKENKYQIGLPYCVPICISGVTFALASL; from the coding sequence GTGAGCAGTCTTGTACAAGGATGGCTAATTCTTGCCATCCTTTCTGCTGTGGTATCGTTTTGTGATTTAAAAAGCAGGACGATACCAAATAGTTTGGCAGTTGCGATACTCATTGTGTCGATAACTTTTAGTAACGTTGATTTTGACTTTAATTGGATAGTTAAGGCATTTTTAATCTCATTTTTTTTCTTAGCCTTGTATGCAATAAATATTTGGGGTGGGGGAGATGCGAAAATTGCAATTGTATTTTTACCTGCCATTTCAGAATCATTCTTAATACTCTATTTATTAGTAATAGGTATTGTTGGTGGAGTTGTTGCATTTTGCTATTTAATTTTTGCATATTTAAGTGAGAAAGAGAATAAATATCAAATAGGATTGCCATACTGTGTGCCCATTTGTATTTCAGGAGTTACTTTTGCACTTGCTTCGCTATGA
- a CDS encoding Flp family type IVb pilin, which produces MFNNLCIKAKIAAENFIQDQKGVTAIEYAIIGVAVSALVLAVFVTDTAGLKAALTGAISKMAANITSANTVP; this is translated from the coding sequence ATGTTTAATAATTTATGCATAAAGGCAAAGATTGCCGCAGAGAATTTTATTCAAGATCAGAAAGGTGTAACGGCAATTGAATATGCCATTATTGGTGTGGCAGTTTCTGCTTTGGTATTAGCCGTGTTTGTAACAGATACAGCCGGACTTAAAGCAGCTCTTACTGGGGCTATCAGCAAAATGGCTGCAAATATTACCAGCGCGAACACAGTGCCGTAG